From Amycolatopsis sp. YIM 10, the proteins below share one genomic window:
- a CDS encoding cytochrome P450, translating into MEKRCPYALDTTGRDIHGEADGLRKQGAAVQVELPGGVVVWSLNSYAEIKKVLTDSRVTKSARNHWPAFINGEIPRDWEMISWIAMDNMVTAYGKDHVRLRRLVGKAFTRRRTEAIKPRIHELTEMLIGALEQVPAGQQVDLREAFAYPLPAMLVADLIGMGEAARQSTAKVIDMMVDTTVTPEQAQAILGGWRGAMAELIAEKRANPGEDITSDLIASRDEDGTRLSEDELTDTIFAILGAGSETTINFFDNAITALLTHRDQLDLVTSGQLDWDAVIDETLRVESPLAHLPLRYAVEDIELDGVTIPKGDALLVNYSAIGRDPAVHGDSADVFDITREDKEHLSFGLGPHFCLGAGIARAVATIGLSTLFSRFPDLDLAVPRSDLQPLPTFIMNGHRSLPVILKPAA; encoded by the coding sequence ATGGAGAAACGCTGCCCCTACGCCCTCGACACCACCGGCCGGGACATCCACGGCGAAGCCGACGGCCTGCGCAAGCAGGGCGCGGCGGTCCAGGTGGAGCTGCCCGGCGGCGTGGTCGTGTGGTCGCTGAACAGCTACGCCGAGATCAAGAAGGTGCTCACCGACTCGCGGGTGACCAAGAGCGCGCGCAACCACTGGCCCGCGTTCATCAACGGGGAGATCCCGCGAGACTGGGAGATGATCAGCTGGATCGCCATGGACAACATGGTGACCGCCTACGGCAAGGACCACGTGCGGTTGCGCCGGCTGGTCGGCAAGGCGTTCACCCGCCGCCGCACCGAGGCGATCAAGCCGCGCATCCACGAGCTGACCGAGATGCTGATCGGCGCGCTGGAGCAGGTGCCCGCCGGGCAGCAGGTCGACCTGCGCGAGGCCTTCGCCTACCCGCTGCCCGCGATGCTGGTCGCCGACCTGATCGGGATGGGCGAGGCGGCGCGGCAGAGCACCGCCAAGGTGATCGACATGATGGTGGACACCACCGTCACCCCGGAGCAGGCTCAGGCGATTCTCGGCGGCTGGCGTGGCGCGATGGCCGAGCTGATCGCGGAGAAGCGCGCGAACCCCGGTGAGGACATCACCAGCGACCTGATCGCCTCCCGCGACGAGGACGGCACGCGGCTGTCCGAGGACGAGCTGACCGACACCATCTTCGCCATTCTCGGTGCCGGTTCGGAGACCACGATCAACTTCTTCGACAACGCGATCACCGCGCTGCTGACCCACCGCGACCAGCTCGACCTGGTCACCAGCGGGCAGTTGGACTGGGATGCGGTGATCGACGAGACGCTGCGCGTGGAGTCGCCGCTGGCCCACCTGCCGCTGCGCTACGCCGTCGAGGACATCGAACTGGACGGCGTCACCATCCCCAAGGGCGACGCCCTCCTGGTGAACTACAGCGCCATCGGCCGCGACCCCGCGGTGCACGGTGACAGCGCCGACGTCTTCGACATCACCCGCGAGGACAAGGAACACCTCTCCTTCGGCCTCGGCCCGCACTTCTGCCTGGGCGCCGGGATCGCCCGCGCGGTCGCCACCATCGGACTGTCCACTTTGTTCTCTCGCTTCCCGGACCTGGACCTGGCCGTGCCGCGCTCGGACCTGCAGCCGCTGCCCACCTTCATCATGAACGGCCACCGCTCGCTACCGGTGATCCTCAAGCCGGCCGCCTGA
- a CDS encoding phytanoyl-CoA dioxygenase family protein, with amino-acid sequence MSGLVRVRSGHSLDDVEEILERDGAIIVEDFADDITREALLADFRPALEAQGYGEDWYNGTRTRRVSSLFGRTKELTPIVTHPLYLGAARRIMQKPVPIWLGRSRVEMTPTIQISGTQLIEIHPGQGKQPLHRDDALHLRRHPGPTSRVQIMVALSEFTAENGGTLVIPGSHHWDDERPPLAGEAIPTEMPPGGALIWLGGVYHGGGKNVADSPRTGMTIALDLGNLRQEENQYLAVPREMVLAYPEEVRRLLGYDRCPPGLGWYEMEDPYSMLEASE; translated from the coding sequence GTGAGCGGTCTGGTCCGCGTCCGGTCCGGCCACAGCCTCGACGACGTCGAAGAGATCCTCGAGCGCGATGGCGCGATCATCGTCGAGGACTTCGCCGACGACATCACCCGCGAGGCGCTGCTGGCCGACTTCCGGCCGGCTCTGGAGGCACAGGGCTACGGCGAGGACTGGTACAACGGCACTCGCACGCGCCGGGTGTCCTCGCTGTTCGGGCGCACCAAGGAACTGACGCCGATCGTGACGCACCCGCTGTACCTCGGGGCGGCGCGGCGGATCATGCAGAAGCCGGTGCCGATCTGGCTGGGCCGGTCGCGGGTCGAGATGACGCCGACCATCCAGATCAGCGGCACGCAGCTGATCGAGATCCATCCGGGGCAGGGCAAGCAGCCGCTGCACCGCGACGACGCGCTGCACCTGCGGCGGCACCCCGGCCCGACGAGCCGGGTGCAGATCATGGTCGCGCTGAGCGAGTTCACCGCGGAGAACGGTGGCACGCTGGTGATCCCGGGGAGTCATCACTGGGACGACGAGCGGCCGCCGCTGGCCGGTGAGGCGATTCCGACGGAGATGCCGCCTGGCGGGGCGTTGATCTGGCTGGGCGGGGTTTATCACGGTGGTGGGAAGAACGTGGCTGATTCTCCCCGGACCGGGATGACGATCGCGCTGGATCTGGGGAATCTGCGGCAGGAGGAGAACCAGTATCTGGCGGTGCCTCGCGAGATGGTGCTGGCGTATCCGGAGGAGGTGCGGCGGTTGCTGGGGTATGACCGGTGTCCGCCGGGGTTGGGGTGGTACGAGATGGAGGATCCTTACTCTATGCTCGAGGCTTCGGAGTAG
- a CDS encoding phosphopantetheine-binding protein, giving the protein MTSNLDLEQAVGKIWKEVLRVPDGKSEATFFDLNGDSITAVRLVSRIEDEIGVEIEVGDIFEEDPSLAVLVKDVTAKAAAR; this is encoded by the coding sequence ATGACGAGCAACCTGGACCTCGAGCAGGCGGTCGGGAAGATCTGGAAGGAGGTGCTGCGCGTGCCCGACGGCAAGTCCGAGGCCACCTTCTTCGACCTCAACGGCGACTCGATCACCGCGGTGCGCCTGGTCTCCCGGATCGAGGACGAGATCGGTGTGGAGATCGAGGTCGGTGACATCTTCGAGGAGGACCCCTCACTGGCCGTGCTGGTGAAGGACGTCACGGCGAAGGCGGCGGCCCGGTGA
- a CDS encoding condensation domain-containing protein — translation MSTAQDRIPLSLNQEFLCMWDQGDEAGPFGPKYNIIFGVRIDGAVDEGVLQSALDDVVERHEALRTLIIRDEKYQKVLPASRVPLTVSELGDLPAGDRQLRAEQFIGEIESGSYGAVELPLIRAFLGRFDANDAVLVLIVHHTAADEWSMPLIMRDLAALYAGRLENRPHGLPEARQYPEYSVWEKEKLTSESAAKSREFWAKELEGAQILPLKTHFARSEGRDKTTSWHRFSIAEDLGAALLSTAKTTRSSPFMVLLAAYNAFLHKLTGETDVVVMTFTSGRGEAAFHDTVGAFFNYLPLRTDLSGCETFRDVVNRTRRTCLRAYAQDIPFGEIAAQAPQLMGPGMADDGAPCAFQVFRSPFAATGDAGGFTYTEIRRRLLPQAAGGDIPDGSMWHIDMEFEGEMAGTLGFNTNLYDADGMRELAANFLGTLKNTVGAPDTPLDQI, via the coding sequence ATGAGTACTGCACAGGACCGGATCCCGCTGTCGCTCAACCAGGAGTTCCTGTGCATGTGGGACCAGGGCGACGAGGCGGGTCCGTTCGGCCCGAAGTACAACATCATCTTCGGCGTGCGGATCGACGGTGCCGTCGACGAGGGCGTGCTCCAGTCCGCTTTGGACGATGTGGTGGAGCGCCACGAGGCGTTGCGCACGCTGATCATCCGCGACGAGAAGTACCAGAAGGTGCTGCCGGCGAGCCGGGTCCCGCTGACCGTGAGCGAGCTGGGCGACCTCCCCGCCGGTGACCGCCAGTTGCGGGCCGAGCAGTTCATCGGCGAGATCGAGTCCGGTTCTTACGGCGCGGTGGAGCTGCCGCTGATCCGGGCCTTCCTCGGCCGGTTCGACGCGAACGACGCGGTGCTCGTGCTGATCGTGCACCACACCGCGGCCGACGAGTGGTCGATGCCGCTGATCATGCGCGACCTCGCCGCGCTCTACGCCGGCCGGCTGGAGAACCGCCCGCACGGGCTTCCCGAGGCCCGGCAGTACCCCGAGTACTCGGTGTGGGAGAAGGAGAAGCTGACCTCCGAGTCGGCCGCGAAGTCGCGCGAGTTCTGGGCCAAGGAGCTGGAAGGCGCGCAGATCCTGCCGCTGAAGACGCACTTCGCGCGCTCGGAAGGCCGCGACAAGACCACCTCGTGGCACCGGTTCTCCATCGCCGAGGACCTCGGCGCGGCGCTGCTGAGCACCGCGAAGACCACCCGCAGCTCGCCGTTCATGGTGCTGCTCGCGGCGTACAACGCCTTCCTGCACAAGCTGACCGGCGAAACCGACGTGGTGGTGATGACCTTCACCTCCGGTCGTGGCGAGGCCGCCTTCCACGACACCGTCGGCGCCTTCTTCAACTACCTCCCGCTGCGCACGGACCTCAGCGGCTGCGAAACCTTCCGCGACGTGGTGAACCGCACCCGGCGCACCTGCCTGCGCGCGTACGCGCAGGACATCCCGTTCGGCGAGATCGCCGCGCAGGCACCGCAGCTGATGGGGCCCGGCATGGCCGACGACGGCGCGCCCTGCGCCTTCCAGGTGTTCCGCTCACCGTTCGCCGCGACCGGTGACGCGGGCGGGTTCACCTACACCGAAATCCGACGGCGCCTGCTGCCGCAGGCCGCCGGCGGGGACATCCCGGACGGCTCGATGTGGCACATCGACATGGAGTTCGAGGGTGAGATGGCAGGCACCCTCGGCTTCAACACCAATCTGTACGACGCGGACGGCATGCGTGAGCTGGCCGCGAACTTCCTCGGCACGCTGAAGAACACCGTCGGCGCGCCGGACACCCCGCTGGACCAGATCTAG
- a CDS encoding acyl-CoA dehydrogenase family protein, whose protein sequence is MTTIDLPTREQLVRRASELSPLIKKHAAWAEENRRIHDESIEALADAGVFKLRVPKRYGGYEADTRTLVDVATELGRADASTSWTASVYWIPTWMACTFPDEVQDEVFATPDVRICGTLSPSAMAAPVDGGIVVNGKWSFISGAHHAHWQEIIAVLIAPDQQPVPVMALVPMSDLTIVDDWHTSGLKGTGSVSTVAQDLFVPSARVIPLPLVLQGQYASQLNANSPIYRNALLPVASASSVGTVVGVAQAAKEAFFERVGKRKITYTAYENQAEAPITHFQAAEGTLKVDQIGFHAQRLTSLVDSKGEQGAEWKLEERAQARADMGAVVKLAKEAVDIFATASGGSSIYSDVPIQRISRDIQAVNLHALMHPNTNNELYGRVLCGLEPNTLYI, encoded by the coding sequence ATGACGACGATCGATCTTCCGACGCGGGAGCAACTTGTTCGTCGCGCGTCCGAGCTTTCGCCGCTGATCAAGAAGCACGCGGCCTGGGCCGAGGAGAACCGGCGCATCCACGACGAGTCGATCGAGGCGCTGGCCGACGCCGGCGTGTTCAAGCTCCGCGTGCCGAAGCGCTACGGCGGTTACGAAGCCGACACGCGCACCCTGGTCGACGTGGCCACCGAACTCGGCCGCGCCGACGCGTCCACCTCGTGGACCGCGTCCGTCTACTGGATTCCGACCTGGATGGCCTGCACCTTCCCGGACGAGGTCCAGGACGAGGTCTTCGCCACGCCCGACGTGCGCATCTGCGGCACGCTCAGCCCGTCGGCGATGGCCGCGCCGGTCGACGGCGGCATCGTGGTCAACGGCAAGTGGAGCTTCATCAGCGGTGCGCACCACGCGCACTGGCAGGAGATCATCGCCGTGCTGATCGCGCCCGACCAGCAGCCGGTGCCGGTGATGGCGCTGGTGCCGATGTCGGACCTGACGATCGTCGACGACTGGCACACCTCGGGCCTCAAGGGCACCGGCAGCGTCAGCACCGTCGCGCAGGACCTGTTCGTGCCGTCGGCGCGGGTCATCCCGCTGCCGCTGGTGCTCCAGGGCCAGTACGCGTCGCAGCTGAACGCCAACTCCCCGATCTACCGCAACGCGCTGCTGCCGGTGGCCTCGGCTTCGTCGGTGGGCACCGTGGTCGGCGTGGCGCAGGCCGCGAAGGAGGCGTTCTTCGAGCGCGTCGGCAAGCGGAAGATCACCTACACCGCCTACGAGAACCAGGCCGAGGCTCCGATCACCCACTTCCAGGCGGCCGAGGGCACGCTGAAGGTGGACCAGATCGGCTTCCACGCGCAGCGGCTCACGTCCCTTGTGGACAGCAAGGGCGAGCAGGGCGCCGAGTGGAAGCTCGAGGAGCGCGCGCAGGCCCGGGCCGACATGGGCGCCGTGGTCAAGCTGGCCAAGGAAGCGGTCGACATCTTCGCCACCGCCAGTGGTGGTTCGTCGATCTACAGCGACGTGCCGATCCAGCGCATCTCGCGGGACATCCAGGCGGTCAACCTGCACGCGCTGATGCACCCGAACACCAACAACGAGCTGTACGGGCGGGTCCTGTGCGGGCTCGAGCCGAACACCCTGTACATCTGA
- a CDS encoding SgcJ/EcaC family oxidoreductase, with protein sequence MTTAAVRTTPSAGDQAAVAHIPQRIIAAWAAHDADAFADVFTENGTMILPGLFRKGKDEIRAFMAGAFAGPYNGTRVFGQPISIEFFSAEAGVLITQGGVLHGSETEVADERAVRASWVVVKEEGQWKLAAYQNSPRG encoded by the coding sequence ATGACCACTGCCGCAGTCCGGACCACCCCGTCCGCCGGGGACCAGGCCGCCGTCGCGCACATCCCCCAGCGCATCATCGCCGCCTGGGCCGCGCACGACGCCGACGCCTTCGCCGACGTGTTCACCGAGAACGGCACGATGATCCTGCCCGGCCTGTTCCGCAAGGGCAAGGACGAGATCCGCGCGTTCATGGCCGGCGCGTTCGCCGGGCCGTACAACGGAACCCGCGTTTTCGGGCAGCCGATCAGCATCGAGTTCTTCAGCGCTGAGGCGGGTGTGCTCATCACGCAGGGCGGCGTGCTTCACGGCTCGGAGACCGAAGTTGCCGATGAGCGTGCTGTTCGTGCTTCGTGGGTGGTTGTGAAGGAGGAGGGTCAGTGGAAGCTGGCCGCTTACCAGAACAGCCCGCGGGGGTGA